A window of Spirochaetota bacterium contains these coding sequences:
- a CDS encoding ATP-dependent DNA helicase PcrA, whose product MNALLEQLNQQQRIAATHTEGPLLIFAGAGSGKTRVITYRIAYLIREMGVPPYDIFAVTFTNKAAGEMRSRIADLIGPIGENVFIKTFHSAAVYILRRFGDAAGVPRNFSIYDQKDQESLVKDILVEMRLDPKKIKPSAVVSRISQIKDGSDILEGGDISRVMPKNFLHNFAEVFDAYQARLSAQKALDFNDLLIHTVKLLRDQEDVRAQLQRRWRYFMIDEYQDTNYAQYLIGKHLSSATRNICVVGDDDQSIYSWRGADIRNILNFEKDFEDARTITLEENYRSTSQILDVATSVIKNNQNRKPKNIRAFRGEGEPVVWCRTYNEYGEAEYVVNSIISLKRREGLKNGDFALFYRTNAQSRVFEEVLRRENIPYRVVGGLKFYDRKEIKDLVCYLRLVANPDDSVALMRIINVPARGIGAATIERIRDTAYTENISDWEVIKRSLPLKGKLPAGLVQFREMIERGIELAAKPEGEFKLSGLVEEMVTLSGYRTCLEEEKTLESRSRIENIEEFLNSVFDYESRNPAATLDQFLQEISLLTSEDSPEDGNVTANPVTLMTVHIAKGLEFPVVFLTGMEEGTFPHSMSSDTDEEIEEERRLCYVGITRAKDRVFITSAEVRRSYAGVDYRSPSRFILEIPPALLTISEFVQQGYSPTRQSRFEFGEPSAPRPGKPAPGPAPSPSQSLKFRVRDQVLHPKYGQGRITAIEGSGDNVRLTINFLSGGTKTFMEKYTPLEKMRG is encoded by the coding sequence ATGAACGCCTTACTCGAACAGCTCAACCAGCAGCAAAGGATCGCGGCAACCCACACCGAGGGGCCCCTTCTCATCTTCGCCGGCGCGGGTTCCGGAAAGACGCGCGTGATCACCTACCGCATCGCCTACCTCATCAGGGAGATGGGCGTTCCGCCCTACGACATATTCGCGGTCACCTTCACCAACAAGGCCGCGGGCGAAATGCGTTCGCGCATCGCCGACCTCATAGGGCCCATAGGCGAGAATGTTTTCATCAAGACGTTCCATTCGGCGGCGGTGTATATACTCAGGCGGTTCGGCGACGCCGCGGGCGTACCCCGCAACTTTTCCATTTACGACCAGAAGGACCAGGAATCGCTGGTAAAAGATATCCTCGTGGAAATGCGCCTGGATCCCAAGAAGATCAAGCCCTCGGCCGTCGTCTCCAGGATATCACAGATTAAGGACGGGTCCGATATACTGGAGGGCGGCGATATCTCCCGCGTCATGCCGAAAAACTTTCTCCACAACTTCGCCGAGGTCTTCGATGCCTACCAGGCGCGCCTGAGCGCGCAGAAGGCGCTGGATTTCAACGATCTCCTCATTCACACCGTGAAACTCCTGCGCGACCAGGAGGACGTGCGCGCCCAGCTCCAGCGCCGCTGGCGGTATTTCATGATCGACGAGTACCAGGACACCAATTACGCGCAGTACCTCATCGGGAAGCATCTCTCGTCCGCGACCCGCAATATCTGCGTCGTGGGGGACGACGACCAGTCCATCTACTCGTGGAGGGGCGCCGACATCCGCAACATCCTCAACTTCGAGAAGGATTTCGAGGACGCCCGCACCATCACCCTCGAGGAGAATTATCGGTCCACCTCCCAGATTCTCGATGTTGCCACCTCGGTGATAAAGAACAATCAAAACCGAAAGCCTAAGAATATCCGCGCCTTCCGGGGAGAGGGCGAGCCGGTCGTGTGGTGCCGCACCTACAACGAGTACGGCGAGGCCGAGTACGTCGTGAACAGCATCATCTCCCTCAAGAGGCGCGAGGGCCTAAAGAACGGCGATTTCGCCCTCTTCTACCGCACGAACGCCCAGTCCCGGGTGTTCGAGGAAGTGCTGCGCAGGGAGAACATTCCCTACCGCGTGGTGGGGGGCTTGAAATTTTATGACCGCAAGGAGATCAAGGATCTCGTCTGCTATCTCCGCCTGGTCGCGAATCCCGACGATTCGGTCGCGCTCATGCGCATAATAAATGTTCCGGCGCGGGGAATAGGCGCCGCGACCATCGAGCGCATTCGCGACACTGCCTATACCGAAAACATCTCGGACTGGGAGGTCATCAAGCGATCCCTCCCCCTCAAGGGAAAGCTTCCCGCGGGACTGGTCCAGTTCCGCGAGATGATCGAGCGCGGCATTGAACTGGCCGCGAAACCGGAAGGCGAATTCAAACTCTCCGGGCTGGTCGAGGAAATGGTCACCCTCTCCGGTTACCGCACGTGCCTCGAAGAGGAAAAGACGCTGGAAAGCCGCTCCCGGATCGAGAATATCGAGGAGTTCCTGAACAGCGTGTTCGATTACGAGTCGAGAAATCCGGCGGCGACGCTGGACCAGTTTTTACAGGAGATTTCCCTTCTCACCTCCGAGGATTCTCCTGAGGATGGAAACGTGACGGCGAATCCGGTCACGCTCATGACCGTCCATATCGCCAAGGGTCTCGAGTTCCCGGTCGTCTTTCTCACGGGAATGGAGGAGGGCACGTTTCCGCACAGCATGTCGAGCGATACCGACGAGGAGATCGAAGAGGAGCGCAGGCTCTGCTACGTGGGCATCACCCGCGCAAAGGACCGCGTTTTCATCACCTCCGCGGAGGTGCGGCGCAGTTACGCCGGGGTAGATTACCGCAGTCCTTCCCGTTTTATTCTCGAGATACCGCCCGCGCTTTTAACGATCTCCGAATTCGTGCAGCAGGGATACTCCCCGACCAGGCAGAGCCGTTTTGAGTTCGGAGAACCGTCCGCCCCACGCCCGGGCAAGCCCGCTCCCGGCCCCGCGCCGTCCCCGTCGCAGTCGTTGAAATTCCGCGTCCGGGACCAGGTCCTCCACCCGAAATACGGGCAAGGCCGGATAACGGCAATAGAGGGAAGCGGCGACAACGTGCGCCTCACCATAAACTTCCTGTCGGGGGGCACGAAAACGTTCATGGAAAAATATACCCCGCTCGAAAAAATGAGGGGCTAA
- a CDS encoding anti-sigma factor antagonist: protein MDNTHKVSFEYIEDIPVMVIEGDMTSEADSDVMKTYQKIKEKNAPKSVVINFEKTNYINSAGIATLINIIQDIGEIGGKISIAGLSTHFQKVMDIVGISDFVDIYNTDYDAIREIKTAK from the coding sequence ATGGACAACACGCACAAAGTCTCATTTGAATATATCGAGGATATCCCCGTCATGGTCATCGAGGGGGATATGACGTCGGAAGCCGACAGCGACGTGATGAAGACATACCAGAAGATTAAAGAGAAAAACGCTCCCAAGAGTGTGGTTATAAATTTCGAAAAAACCAATTACATCAATTCCGCGGGAATCGCAACCCTCATCAACATCATCCAGGACATTGGAGAAATAGGCGGGAAAATCAGCATCGCCGGTCTTTCCACGCATTTCCAGAAGGTGATGGATATCGTCGGGATTTCCGACTTCGTCGACATCTACAATACCGACTACGATGCCATCCGGGAGATCAAAACCGCCAAATAG
- a CDS encoding ATP-dependent DNA helicase encodes MKEIFGRDGVLSALHERFDYREEQERMARFIEEVLCGQEIGLVEAGTGVGKTIAYLAPAILYCKEHGKKLAVSTETKTLQKQLIEKEIPLVKEAFARLGKDDFTHALCLGGANYPCRMRFEAMLAMGRFTRDDLGVIDDLRERFQSEQVFTRMDVRLRPGLWAMICRESDACSPHSCPFGQGCAFQQARKEWARADILILNHYLFFANIASGRTYLPGIGVVIFDEAHALEDIASDQLGFGVSHSDITDVLSRFYRRGTKRHILSSVSSAAVRKKAISRINGIALELGGFFEGLRPRLTGQRLSARLREPLAEGKDLVSACRDLYRLVEEMEEEIDDSFVRVEYDIARSRLFTAIENLASAVSNSSDDYVYWLERREDEILGDIEIKGQPVDVAPILEREVSSYYESCIFVSATLTVNRDFSFIANRLGIPSYRHLLLQSPFDYKEQVVLYLQRGGDEPGGANFAAGSAKIAAEVIRHLDGNCLMLFTSYKMLDEVKYELSGNIGHPIFAQGEYPAPEALELYLNTPGSVLMGTHSFWQGVDLPGDLVRGVILMRLPFSVPDRPMIEVKIERLEARGQNPFYAYQVPNAVIKFRQGFGRLIRGRGDRGIVAVLDSRILSKGYGKVFLQSIPPCRIVYSIEEMKSAFTTNAQTPLGG; translated from the coding sequence ATGAAAGAGATATTCGGAAGGGACGGCGTACTCAGCGCGCTGCACGAGCGTTTCGACTACCGCGAAGAACAGGAGCGCATGGCGCGGTTCATCGAGGAGGTGCTGTGTGGCCAGGAGATCGGGCTCGTAGAGGCGGGGACGGGCGTGGGGAAGACCATAGCGTATCTGGCCCCCGCGATCCTTTACTGCAAGGAACACGGCAAGAAGCTCGCCGTGAGCACCGAGACGAAAACGCTGCAGAAGCAGCTCATCGAAAAGGAAATCCCGCTGGTGAAGGAGGCTTTTGCGCGGCTGGGTAAAGACGACTTCACGCATGCGCTGTGCCTGGGGGGCGCCAATTATCCGTGCCGTATGCGCTTCGAGGCCATGCTCGCCATGGGAAGATTCACCCGCGACGACCTGGGCGTGATCGACGATCTCAGGGAACGCTTCCAGTCGGAGCAGGTGTTCACCCGCATGGATGTACGGCTTCGCCCGGGGCTCTGGGCGATGATATGCAGGGAGTCCGACGCCTGCTCTCCGCATTCGTGCCCGTTCGGGCAGGGGTGCGCCTTTCAGCAGGCGCGCAAGGAATGGGCGCGCGCCGATATCCTCATACTGAATCACTACCTCTTTTTCGCGAACATCGCCTCCGGCCGTACCTACCTTCCCGGAATAGGCGTGGTCATATTCGATGAGGCGCACGCGCTCGAAGACATCGCCAGCGACCAGCTCGGTTTCGGGGTGAGTCATTCGGATATCACGGATGTGCTTTCGCGGTTTTACCGCCGCGGCACGAAGCGGCACATTCTCTCATCCGTTTCATCGGCGGCGGTGAGGAAAAAGGCGATCAGCCGGATCAACGGCATCGCCTTGGAGCTGGGCGGATTTTTCGAGGGGCTCCGCCCGCGGCTTACGGGCCAGAGGCTGAGTGCGCGTCTGCGCGAGCCCCTTGCCGAGGGAAAGGATCTCGTGTCGGCCTGCCGGGATTTGTACCGCCTGGTCGAAGAGATGGAGGAAGAGATAGACGATTCATTCGTCAGGGTGGAATACGACATCGCGCGCAGCAGGCTGTTCACGGCGATCGAAAACCTGGCTTCCGCGGTCTCCAATTCGTCCGATGACTACGTATACTGGCTGGAGCGCAGGGAGGACGAGATCCTGGGCGATATCGAGATCAAGGGACAGCCGGTAGACGTCGCGCCTATCCTCGAGCGCGAGGTATCATCGTACTATGAATCCTGCATATTCGTCTCCGCAACGCTCACCGTGAACAGGGACTTTTCGTTCATCGCGAACAGGCTCGGTATTCCGTCCTACCGGCATCTCCTGCTGCAATCTCCCTTCGATTACAAGGAACAGGTGGTGTTGTATCTCCAAAGGGGCGGGGATGAACCCGGGGGCGCAAACTTCGCCGCGGGATCGGCAAAGATCGCGGCGGAGGTGATCCGCCACCTGGACGGGAACTGCCTCATGCTCTTCACCTCATATAAGATGCTGGATGAGGTGAAGTACGAATTGAGCGGCAATATCGGACACCCGATATTCGCGCAGGGTGAGTACCCTGCCCCGGAGGCGCTGGAACTGTACCTGAATACCCCGGGGTCGGTTCTCATGGGAACGCATTCATTCTGGCAGGGGGTCGACCTCCCGGGCGATCTCGTCCGCGGGGTCATACTCATGCGGCTTCCCTTCAGCGTACCGGATCGGCCCATGATAGAGGTAAAGATCGAAAGGCTCGAGGCGCGGGGACAGAATCCCTTCTACGCATACCAGGTTCCCAACGCGGTCATCAAATTCAGGCAGGGATTCGGCAGGCTCATCAGGGGAAGAGGGGACCGGGGAATCGTTGCGGTCCTGGATTCGCGCATTCTTTCCAAGGGATATGGAAAGGTATTCCTGCAGAGTATCCCGCCGTGCAGGATCGTGTATTCCATCGAAGAGATGAAATCCGCGTTTACCACCAACGCGCAAACTCCACTCGGCGGGTGA